Within the Nocardioides humi genome, the region GCGCATCGGCGGTCGGGGCGTGATCGTCGGCTTCGCCGGTGGCTCCATCCCCGAGCTCCGGATGAACCGGCTGCTGCTGCGCAATCTCACCCTGACCGGCATCACGATGGACGTGATGGAGACCGAGCACCCGGGCACCCTCGAACGCGTCCGGCTCGGTGTGCAGCGGCTGCTCGACGAGGGGCGGCTCAGGCCCGCGATCGGTGCCGTCTACCCGCTCGACCGCGCCGCCGACGCCCTCGCCGCGCTCGACGAGCGGACGGCCGTCGGCAAGGTCGTGGTCGAGGTGCGCTGAGCGGGCCACGTCACGCCCGGTCGAGCACCGCGTGGCCCGCCGCCAGCACCTCGTCGAGGTGCTGCGCGGCGACCACCAGCTTCGGGTCCGGGCGGTCCAGCCGGCGCTCGCGCTTCCAGATCACCGCGATCGTCGACGCCGTCTTGTAGTAGCAGACACCGAGGAACCACTCGAGGTCTGCGGCTGTCGCCGCGATCTCCGCGGCGTCGGCTCCCGCGGCGCGGCGGGCCTCGGCGTACTCCCCCCAGAGCTCCTCACGCGTCGGCAGCGCGGCGCCCGCCGCACGGTCGCCCGCAGGCCGGTCCTCGTGGAAGACATGGGCGGGTGCCAGGTGCATCAACAGCCAGGCCAGGTCGGCACGCGGGTCCCCCACCGACCAGATCTCCCAGTCGATGACGGCGGTGAGTCCGGCGCCCTCGAAGAGCATGTTGGCCAGCCGGTAGTCGCCGTGCAACAGGCGGGGCGGCACACCGGACGGCACGCGATCGGCGAGTCGCCGATACAGCTTCTCGTGGCCGGGCGCGATGTCGTCGTCGACCGTCTCGAGCAGCCTCCGCCAGCGCTCCAGCTCCTCGTCGACGGCGGACACCGGCTCGCCGCCCAGGCCGATCCGCGCCGGACCGACGGACTGCAGCCGCGCCAGTGCTCGCGCCGCGACCCGCATCCGCTCCGCAACGACGTCGGCCTCCGGCGGCGCGGCCGACACGTCGAGGAGCGGCTCGTACGACTCCCCCGGGCACAACGACATCGCGAAAAGGGGAGGGACCTCGGGCGGATCGCCGGCATCCTCGAAGAGCACCTCCGGCACCGGGAACCCCGGCAGCCGCCGCAGGGCCCGCAGCGCCTGCGCCTGGCGCAGCACGTCCCGGTTGCGGACCGGGGCCAGCCCGGCGGGCGCGACCTTGAGCACGACCTGTCGATCCGCACGGTCACCGACCAGCGTGGAGGCGAACGTCAGGCTCGACACCCCGCCCTCGAGGCGCCGCAGTCCCCGCAGCTCCGCGGCCGGGTCACGGCGCCTCGCGGCGGCTGTGGCGCGATCCAGCAGTCCGTCCAGGTCGATGTTCTGCACGCACCTCACTCTGCGGCGGCGGCGGACGCGAGACAACGCGGCTGCCGCACCGCGCTGGAGAGGCCCACAGCCTGCTCGCGCCGATCCGTCGAGACCGCCGGCCGGGGCGAACAGACTTCGTCCATGGTCACCGATTCGGACAACCCCTACACCAGCGCCGAGTGGCGCGACCGGTTCCGCCTGGACGGCAAGGTCGCGGTCGTGACCGGCGCCTCCAGCGGCCTCGGCGTGGCGATCGCCCAGGGCATGGCCGCCGCCGGCGCCGACGTGGCGATCGGCGCGCGCCGGATCGACATGCTCGACGAGACGCGCGCCCTGGTCGAAGGACTCGGTCGCCGTTGCGTCGCCGTCGAGACGGACGTGACCCGGGTGGAGGACTGCGAACGGCTGGTCGCGACCGCCGTCGACCGGCTCGGCGGGTGCGATGTGCTCGTCAACAACGCGGGCGTCGGCGGCGACTACAACGCGGCCACCGAGGACCCGCCCGAGCACTTCCGGTCCGTCGTCGACGTCAACCTCTTCGGCTCCTACTGGATGGCCCAGGCCGCCGGGCGGGCGATGCCGCCCGGCAGCGCCGTCGTCAACATCTCCAGCGTGATGGCGGTGACGACGGCGAAGATGCCGGCTGCCGGCTACAGCTCGGCCAAGGCGGGGGTGCTGGGCATGACGCGGGATCTCGCCGCACAGTGGGGCCCCCGCGGCATCCGGGTGAACGCCATCCTCCCGGGGTCTTCCTCACCGAGGCCACGGCCAACTACAGCCCGAGGTATCAGCAGAAGATCATCGACGCGCGGGTGCCGGCCGGCCGGCTCGGCGATCCGGTCGAGATCGCCAGCACGGCGGTCTTCCTCGCCTCGGATGCGGCCGCCTACGTCACCGGCGTCTCGATCCCCGTCGACGGCGGGGTCCTGCTCCTCTGAGCAGGACCGGCCGCGTCAGCCCGCGGCGACGTCGATGACGACCTTGCCGAGCGCCTCCCGACGGTCGAGGATGCCGAGCGCGGTCGTGGCCCGCTCGAAGGGCAGCCGGTGGCCGACGTACGGCCGGACCCGGCCCTCGGCGGCCACGGCCTCCAGGCCGGCGACCAGCTCGGGGGCGTAGCCGGGGAACCGCTGCT harbors:
- a CDS encoding phosphotransferase family protein — its product is MQNIDLDGLLDRATAAARRRDPAAELRGLRRLEGGVSSLTFASTLVGDRADRQVVLKVAPAGLAPVRNRDVLRQAQALRALRRLPGFPVPEVLFEDAGDPPEVPPLFAMSLCPGESYEPLLDVSAAPPEADVVAERMRVAARALARLQSVGPARIGLGGEPVSAVDEELERWRRLLETVDDDIAPGHEKLYRRLADRVPSGVPPRLLHGDYRLANMLFEGAGLTAVIDWEIWSVGDPRADLAWLLMHLAPAHVFHEDRPAGDRAAGAALPTREELWGEYAEARRAAGADAAEIAATAADLEWFLGVCYYKTASTIAVIWKRERRLDRPDPKLVVAAQHLDEVLAAGHAVLDRA